One part of the Acetoanaerobium sticklandii genome encodes these proteins:
- a CDS encoding NUDIX hydrolase — MHDYFKQIKHHFKNFETNIIDHDSSLESSVLIPLLNIDDTVYVLFQVRSKNISAQPGEISFPGGKKELSDINFMQTAIRETCEELGIEDRDIEIIAELNTFVAPFNIIIHPYLGIIKDFSKININEDEVDHIFLVPLSYFFETKPAIYNSKVSIIPDEDFPFNLITKGENYDFKTGNYKIFFYNYNGYVIWGITAKIMNDFIKQCSRLDCSLDTASKGGI; from the coding sequence ATGCATGATTATTTTAAGCAAATAAAACACCATTTTAAGAACTTCGAGACAAATATAATAGACCATGACAGCTCATTGGAATCATCAGTTTTGATTCCCCTTCTCAATATCGATGATACTGTATATGTGCTCTTTCAGGTCAGATCAAAAAATATATCTGCCCAGCCGGGAGAAATCTCCTTTCCTGGAGGGAAAAAGGAACTCTCTGACATTAATTTTATGCAAACTGCTATAAGAGAAACCTGTGAGGAGCTAGGTATAGAAGATAGGGACATAGAGATAATTGCAGAACTGAATACCTTTGTTGCTCCTTTTAATATAATAATTCATCCTTATCTTGGCATAATCAAAGATTTTTCGAAAATTAATATAAACGAAGATGAAGTCGACCATATTTTTTTAGTTCCATTATCTTACTTTTTTGAAACAAAACCCGCTATTTACAATTCCAAAGTATCTATTATCCCAGACGAAGACTTTCCTTTTAACTTAATCACTAAGGGAGAAAACTATGATTTTAAAACTGGAAATTATAAAATATTTTTTTATAATTACAACGGTTACGTAATCTGGGGTATAACAGCAAAGATTATGAATGATTTTATAAAACAATGTAGCAGATTAGATTGTAGCTTAGATACAGCATCTAAAGGAGGAATTTGA
- the hpt gene encoding hypoxanthine phosphoribosyltransferase translates to MNVSKVMISKEEIELKVKEIASKIEKDYEGQELFVIGVLKGACVFVSDLIREINLPVTLDFMAVSSYGMSTESSGIVRIIKDLDMDITGMNVLIVEDIIDTGLTLNYLREYLAARHVKSLKICTLLDKPQRRKCDVLADYVGFSIEDKFIVGYGIDCKEQYRNLPYIAAVED, encoded by the coding sequence ATGAATGTTTCAAAGGTTATGATATCAAAGGAAGAAATTGAATTAAAGGTAAAGGAAATAGCAAGCAAAATTGAAAAAGATTATGAAGGTCAAGAACTTTTCGTTATAGGAGTGCTAAAAGGAGCTTGTGTTTTTGTATCAGATTTAATCAGGGAAATAAATCTTCCTGTGACGCTTGATTTTATGGCTGTATCAAGTTATGGAATGTCTACTGAAAGCTCTGGAATAGTTAGGATAATAAAAGATTTAGATATGGATATAACTGGGATGAATGTTCTGATTGTTGAGGATATTATAGACACAGGACTTACTCTTAATTATCTTAGAGAATACTTAGCGGCAAGACACGTAAAATCACTTAAGATATGTACTCTGCTAGATAAACCTCAAAGAAGAAAATGCGATGTTTTAGCTGATTATGTAGGGTTCAGCATAGAAGATAAATTCATAGTCGGGTATGGAATAGACTGTAAAGAGCAGTATAGAAATCTACCTTACATAGCAGCGGTTGAAGATTAA
- a CDS encoding pyridoxal phosphate-dependent aminotransferase produces MSKVEHGANLFELASKYGFNIDEIMDFSSNINPFGASPSALREISNNPNLVSIYPDPSYTELKQAISTYTHAAEDNILLGSGATGLISGFIKYVHPKNSMILSPAYSEYKRELTKINSNIFELFLSESNEFKPDITSIIDYANSNKCDLIVICNPNNPTGSILTSDEIKQILRSTDAYILVDETYIEFTDQSIYSSGFLVDEFSKLFVIRGTSKFFSTPGIRLGYALSSDSNIKSYLQSDMNLWSINIFADRMGQLMFLDEQYQAETFELIEAERNFIFNELSKINQLKAYPSKGNFILSKILNPKLTAYELYQALLPYKIIIRNCSNFPGLDDSYFRVCVLKPEENKLLIEKLNNIFSK; encoded by the coding sequence ATGTCAAAAGTCGAACATGGTGCTAATCTATTTGAGCTTGCATCGAAATATGGTTTTAATATAGATGAAATTATGGATTTCAGTTCAAATATCAATCCTTTTGGTGCTAGTCCAAGTGCGCTTAGGGAAATTTCTAATAATCCAAATCTAGTTTCTATTTATCCAGATCCTTCTTATACTGAGTTAAAACAAGCTATTAGCACTTATACTCATGCAGCAGAAGACAATATTCTGCTTGGCAGTGGAGCTACAGGTCTAATTTCAGGCTTTATAAAATATGTACATCCTAAAAATTCTATGATTTTATCACCTGCCTACTCAGAATATAAGCGAGAGCTAACAAAAATAAACTCAAATATTTTCGAGCTTTTTTTATCTGAAAGCAATGAGTTTAAGCCCGATATTACTTCAATAATAGATTATGCAAATTCAAATAAATGTGACCTAATAGTTATTTGTAATCCAAATAACCCTACTGGAAGTATCTTAACTTCTGATGAAATAAAACAAATTCTTCGAAGTACAGACGCTTACATTTTAGTGGATGAAACCTATATTGAATTTACAGATCAAAGCATCTACTCTAGCGGATTTCTAGTTGATGAGTTTTCAAAGCTATTTGTCATAAGAGGTACAAGCAAGTTTTTTTCTACTCCTGGCATAAGACTTGGATATGCATTATCGAGTGATTCCAATATAAAATCATATCTTCAGAGCGATATGAATTTATGGAGTATAAATATATTTGCAGATAGAATGGGACAGCTTATGTTCTTAGACGAACAATATCAAGCTGAAACATTTGAGCTTATTGAAGCTGAAAGAAACTTTATTTTTAATGAATTATCTAAAATAAATCAGCTAAAGGCATACCCTTCGAAAGGGAACTTCATTTTATCAAAAATTTTAAATCCAAAGCTAACAGCTTACGAGTTATATCAGGCTCTGCTTCCTTATAAAATAATAATAAGAAATTGTTCTAATTTTCCTGGATTAGACGATAGCTATTTTAGAGTTTGTGTACTTAAACCAGAGGAAAATAAACTTCTTATAGAAAAACTTAATAATATATTTTCAAAATAA
- a CDS encoding cob(I)yrinic acid a,c-diamide adenosyltransferase, translating to MKIYTKTGDKGETSLYDGTRVKKNSIRVESYGTIDELNSHLGFARNFIEDKDVSEKIFKIQKKLFFVAGELATTNGENFKNRITLEHVTALEGWIDEYLKKIDKVDAFIVPGTSHASAALHVARTVCRRAERRILDLAHEEEISPDLIKFVNRLSDTIYTFARYLESEIILMNFEEMGKEKL from the coding sequence ATGAAAATTTATACGAAAACTGGAGATAAAGGTGAAACATCACTATATGACGGTACTAGAGTAAAGAAAAATTCTATTAGAGTAGAATCCTATGGTACTATTGATGAACTAAACTCTCATCTGGGATTTGCTAGAAATTTTATTGAAGATAAGGATGTAAGTGAAAAGATATTCAAAATTCAAAAGAAGCTTTTTTTTGTAGCGGGAGAGCTTGCAACTACAAATGGAGAAAATTTTAAAAACAGAATAACTCTTGAGCATGTAACTGCCCTAGAGGGATGGATAGATGAATATTTAAAGAAAATAGACAAAGTAGATGCATTTATAGTTCCAGGTACTTCTCATGCTTCTGCTGCGTTACATGTGGCTAGAACTGTATGTAGAAGAGCAGAGAGAAGAATTCTTGATTTAGCGCATGAAGAAGAGATTAGCCCAGATTTAATTAAATTTGTAAACAGACTTTCTGATACTATCTATACTTTTGCAAGGTATTTAGAAAGTGAAATTATACTGATGAATTTTGAAGAAATGGGAAAAGAAAAATTATAA
- a CDS encoding TIGR01906 family membrane protein — MKTLNYIILVLSIIFVLLFTSIEIVSVLKPLYEGQYKSNKVYDVAYVKDYPVAQVTDDIILYLSDMIDDMNQRGFFKDREHVHMIDVKFLFDLGKIVRLINIIIIAYLVSRLSREEDFVKKYRISYIGVIGMIVVVATIISKNFSASFVKFHHIFFNNDYWILYPSESIIINLMPERFFMSFTVYIGLIFSALSIIFYLVVSKLYWRSVD, encoded by the coding sequence ATGAAGACATTAAACTATATTATTTTAGTTTTATCTATCATTTTTGTACTTTTATTTACATCTATAGAGATAGTATCCGTGCTCAAACCTCTATATGAAGGTCAGTATAAATCAAATAAAGTATATGATGTAGCTTATGTGAAGGATTATCCAGTAGCTCAGGTTACTGACGATATTATACTGTATTTATCTGACATGATAGATGATATGAATCAAAGAGGGTTTTTTAAAGATAGAGAACATGTACATATGATAGATGTAAAATTCCTCTTTGACCTTGGAAAAATTGTTAGGCTTATTAATATTATTATAATCGCTTATCTCGTTTCAAGATTATCTAGAGAAGAGGATTTTGTAAAAAAATATCGAATTAGTTATATAGGCGTAATAGGAATGATTGTTGTCGTGGCAACAATTATAAGCAAGAATTTTAGCGCTTCATTTGTAAAGTTTCATCATATATTTTTTAATAATGATTACTGGATTTTATATCCTTCAGAGAGTATCATTATAAACTTAATGCCTGAAAGATTTTTTATGAGTTTTACTGTTTATATAGGGTTAATTTTTTCAGCACTAAGCATAATATTTTATTTAGTGGTGTCAAAATTATACTGGAGAAGCGTTGACTAA
- a CDS encoding flavodoxin family protein gives MDIIIINASPRKSGNTSYLADEALKILNRHGIQPTYINLRTLDFEPCIACGYCDKTGKCFMKDDMTPLYEKINKSCGTIVLSPVFFDGVPAKLKAFVDRTQAFYASKYILNEPSIDRYKKRFGLLVSLGGAKPYETQFIGNKAIMEFYFRCINTKLLNHLQISDIDNSPVWDREDFLKNFENEIEQLVKNMKVSMC, from the coding sequence ATGGATATCATTATAATAAATGCAAGCCCTAGAAAATCAGGAAACACTTCATATTTAGCTGATGAAGCGCTTAAAATTTTAAATAGACATGGCATACAGCCTACATATATTAACCTTAGGACTTTGGATTTTGAGCCTTGCATTGCTTGCGGATACTGTGATAAAACAGGAAAGTGTTTTATGAAGGATGACATGACGCCGCTTTATGAAAAAATTAACAAATCTTGTGGGACTATAGTATTATCTCCGGTTTTTTTTGATGGAGTACCAGCAAAATTAAAAGCTTTTGTAGACAGAACTCAGGCTTTTTATGCAAGTAAATATATTCTTAATGAGCCGTCTATAGACAGGTACAAAAAAAGATTTGGCTTGCTTGTGTCTCTTGGAGGGGCAAAACCCTATGAAACTCAGTTTATAGGGAATAAAGCAATCATGGAGTTTTATTTTAGATGCATAAATACGAAGCTTTTAAATCATCTTCAAATTTCTGATATTGACAATTCTCCAGTTTGGGATAGAGAAGATTTCTTAAAAAATTTTGAAAATGAAATTGAGCAACTTGTCAAAAATATGAAAGTATCAATGTGTTAA
- a CDS encoding GAF domain-containing SpoIIE family protein phosphatase, protein MGENDLSIKLNTIVEISQLVTSSKSFYSIKDKVVDKMLNVISPKKACVNIFDRYEYKYAYLVCKDTLDYIPKLFEKDQTPQGPKIHIDIYPPYIKEAIEAKKPIYIKRLSDDPRASGELEIANKEGYIGRAVFPLISSNSVVGFMTCFLEEGEELSSTDVDFIDSVALLLGLSMEITRYNGDIDRIVKKLREAIASIAKATDELYKNKGIDSFFTMISEQVCKLTNSEASLIVVEDHDIRVNTMAKFGKIEDFSHIVEFVFKEENKQRDVKLFSKKDLPKHIVDMGITSLIFEPLKKENDVIGHLIAINSKKYYNDDLKILAIYASQIVLSLIMYINSRRIFDNKLMERDLEIVGKQQDLIMSDKHMRLDGCVAIDYYYSPSRQIGGDFCKLVRMDDSRAIVFIADVMGHGILSNYFVAMMKGVLKTLLSEELTPSNLLNRMNRILYNDLDALNLFITARIMYLDFDKNIAISSNAGHLFPLSFFRDEAGNLKYSAMQTDEGIPLGVMEDAEYEQHTYDISDVEMIALYTDGIIEAGNIDELEYGTEGLAEFLITNSDKTGEEICDMISDEMHRFTGTQYMEDDVMLVIVKREMKECD, encoded by the coding sequence TTGGGGGAAAATGACTTAAGTATAAAATTAAATACCATAGTAGAAATTTCGCAGTTAGTTACATCTTCCAAAAGCTTTTATAGTATCAAGGATAAAGTTGTAGATAAGATGCTAAACGTTATATCTCCAAAGAAAGCTTGCGTAAATATATTCGACAGGTACGAATATAAATATGCATATTTAGTATGCAAAGATACTTTGGATTACATACCAAAACTGTTTGAAAAAGACCAAACGCCTCAAGGACCTAAAATACATATAGATATATATCCACCATATATTAAAGAAGCAATAGAAGCAAAAAAACCTATTTATATTAAAAGGTTAAGTGATGATCCAAGAGCCTCTGGAGAGCTTGAGATTGCGAATAAAGAAGGTTATATAGGAAGAGCTGTATTTCCTCTTATATCAAGCAACTCAGTTGTAGGCTTTATGACTTGCTTTTTAGAAGAGGGTGAAGAGCTCTCATCAACAGATGTAGATTTTATTGATTCTGTAGCGCTTTTACTTGGACTTTCAATGGAAATCACACGTTATAACGGAGACATAGATAGAATTGTAAAGAAGCTTAGAGAAGCTATAGCTTCAATAGCGAAAGCAACTGATGAGCTTTATAAAAACAAAGGAATAGATTCGTTCTTTACAATGATAAGTGAGCAAGTATGTAAGCTTACTAATAGTGAAGCTTCTCTTATTGTGGTAGAAGATCATGACATAAGAGTCAACACCATGGCGAAGTTTGGAAAAATTGAGGATTTTTCTCATATAGTTGAATTTGTTTTTAAAGAAGAGAATAAACAAAGAGATGTTAAGCTGTTCAGCAAAAAAGATTTACCAAAGCATATAGTAGACATGGGAATAACGTCACTGATTTTTGAACCTCTAAAAAAAGAAAATGATGTAATTGGACATTTAATTGCCATTAATAGTAAAAAGTACTACAATGACGACCTAAAAATTCTGGCAATTTATGCTTCACAAATTGTTTTATCATTAATTATGTACATCAATAGTAGAAGAATTTTTGACAATAAGCTTATGGAAAGAGACTTAGAGATTGTAGGCAAGCAACAAGATCTTATAATGAGTGATAAGCACATGAGATTAGATGGATGTGTAGCTATTGATTACTATTACAGTCCCTCTAGACAAATTGGAGGAGATTTTTGTAAATTGGTTAGAATGGATGATAGCAGAGCAATAGTATTTATTGCAGATGTTATGGGTCATGGCATCTTATCGAACTATTTTGTTGCTATGATGAAGGGTGTACTTAAAACATTATTGTCAGAGGAGCTAACTCCGAGCAATCTATTAAATAGAATGAACCGTATATTGTACAATGATTTAGATGCACTTAATTTATTTATCACAGCTAGAATAATGTATCTAGATTTTGATAAGAACATAGCAATATCTTCAAATGCTGGACATTTGTTTCCACTGTCATTTTTTAGAGATGAAGCAGGAAACTTGAAATATTCAGCTATGCAGACAGACGAAGGAATACCTTTAGGGGTTATGGAAGATGCTGAGTATGAACAGCATACATATGACATCTCGGATGTAGAGATGATAGCACTTTATACTGATGGAATAATAGAGGCCGGAAATATTGATGAATTAGAGTATGGAACAGAAGGATTAGCTGAGTTTTTAATTACTAATTCGGATAAAACAGGTGAAGAAATATGCGATATGATTTCTGATGAAATGCATAGGTTTACAGGAACTCAATATATGGAAGACGATGTTATGCTAGTTATTGTAAAGCGTGAGATGAAAGAGTGTGATTAA
- the pduL gene encoding phosphate propanoyltransferase yields MKLPIALSNRHLHLSQEHIEILFGKGYELTPSKDLSQPGQYACEEKVDLVGPKGTLKGVRVLGPARKQTQVEVSLADARALGVKAPVRDSGDIDNSPGAKLVGPAGEVELEKGIIVASRHIHMNMEDAEKFGVKDMDIVDVETGGERAVVFKNVLVRANPSYALEMHVDLEEGNAAGVANGDLVELIKIG; encoded by the coding sequence ATGAAATTACCAATAGCACTATCTAATAGACATCTTCATTTAAGTCAAGAGCATATAGAAATTCTATTTGGAAAAGGTTATGAACTTACTCCATCTAAAGATTTATCTCAGCCAGGACAATATGCTTGTGAGGAAAAAGTTGATTTAGTAGGACCAAAAGGAACTCTAAAAGGAGTTAGGGTACTTGGACCAGCTAGAAAGCAAACTCAAGTAGAGGTATCACTTGCTGATGCTAGAGCACTTGGAGTAAAAGCTCCTGTCAGAGATTCTGGAGATATAGATAACAGCCCTGGTGCAAAGCTTGTGGGACCAGCTGGAGAAGTTGAGTTAGAAAAAGGAATAATCGTTGCTTCTAGACATATACATATGAATATGGAAGATGCTGAAAAATTCGGCGTAAAGGATATGGATATTGTAGATGTTGAAACTGGTGGCGAAAGAGCAGTTGTATTCAAGAACGTACTTGTAAGAGCAAACCCAAGCTACGCACTTGAAATGCACGTTGACCTTGAAGAAGGAAATGCCGCAGGAGTAGCAAATGGAGATTTAGTAGAACTTATTAAGATTGGATAA